Below is a genomic region from Sutterella megalosphaeroides.
GGTCGACGAAGAAGGACGCACGGCACTACTCACACTCGCGCAAAACGTCGACCGCGGCTGGAGCGTGGACGGAAAAGATTGGGCGCCGATTGCGCTTGACATCGTGCTTGCGCACGGAGCGAATCCCGACGAGCGGATGCCCGCGCAAGGAATCGATCTTCCGTTTTGCAAGATTCCGGGCAGCGTGACGCCCCTCGGGCTTCTCGCCCGATCGGGTAGCGACGCGGCCCGCCCGCTCATGAAGAAGCTCCTCGCTGCGGGCGCAAATCCCAACGCGACGGACGTCACGGGACGTACGCCCCTTGCCGAAGCCGCGAACCTCGATACGTCGGCGGACGCCGAGGCGACGGTCGAGCTCTTGCTCGCTGCGGGCGCGGACCCCTCGATCGGGGACGCCCGGGGCGAGACGCCCTTGAGTCTTGCCGCGGGACGCGGCCACGAGCGTGTTGTGGAAATGCTTCTTGCGGCGCTTGAGCGGCTTGAAAGCATGCGCGCGAAGGACGAGGGGAATGCGGATGAGGCGCCCGAAGAACCGCAGAATCCCGGTCCCGCATCTCCGGCGTCTGCCGAAACCCCGGCGCCTCAACCCGCCGCGGCGCTTCGCCGGGGAACCGAAGCCGGAGGCTTTTTCGAGCGCATGCGCGCCCGCTCCCGCACGCGTCCGACATCGGTCGGCGGTACGTCATCCAATGCTCCGATGGCAAAACCTGTGCCGGAAGCGGCGCCGAAGGCTCCCGCGAAGCCCGCACCCATGCCAAAGCCCGTCACCACCGACGGCAACGCCGACGAGGCCTCGCGCTTGAGCGTGGCGCTTTCGCGGTTCCTGCGCGCGACGTTGCCCGGAGCCGCAGGGGAGGCGGAAAGTCCCTCGACCCGGTCCGAGCGCGAATTACGCCTGACGGCGATCGGCTTACTCGCTGCGGCAGGCGGAAGTCTCGGCGCGCTCACCCGCGAAACCGTAGCGTTGCTCGTCGACGCTCGGGCGGCGTTTCTGCTTGCACCCGCCGGCGAGAAGCTCGAGCCCGCTGCTTGTCGCGAAGCCCTCGAAGCCCTCGCGCCCTTTGCGGCCGTACGCGAAGCGGGCTTTGAGACGGTTCCGCTTGCAACCGAGCCCGGGGACGACGCTCTTCGGGTGTTGCAGCGCTTCGAAAAGGCGACCGTCCGTTGGGGACTGCCCGTTGCGGCGGGACTCCTCGTTGAAGCGCCCGACGACGAAGCGGATCGTGCGGACGGAAGGGTCGCTCGGCAGGTCCCGATTCGGGCCTGCATCCTTACGGCCGCATCCCAATTCGAGCACGCGCGCACGACGGCGCGCCTCGCCGGACTCACGTTCGTGCGGCCCTCGGACGTTGCCCGTGAAGGTTAAGAATCGAAAGGAGAGGGAAAATGCTTGAAGACGCACTTTTCGAAGCGGTAAAAGGTCGACGGTTGGGTGTGGTGACGGCACTCTTGCCGCGCGTCACCGATCTCGAACGCACGGACCGCGAAGGCGCGACCGTCGCGATGATTGCGGCACGCGAAGGCGTGTTGCCGATTCTGAAGGCGATCCTCAAGGCGGGCGCCAATCCGTTGGCCGCCGACCGCGAAGGGCACTCGGCCCTCCATTGGGCGGCCGCAAACGGTCATGCCCCTTGCATTGAAGCGCTCGCAGAGGCGGGAGCGGATCCCAACGCCCAGGACCGCGAGGGTGTCACGCCCCTCATGGCGGCCCTGCGCGCCCGACGGTCGGAGGCCGCCTTGCGGCTTCTCAAGTGCGAAGGGACCGATACGGAACTTGCGGACCGGGACGGACGCAAAGCGCTCGACTATGCGTCCGCGGCCTCCATGCCCGACCTTGTCGACGTACTTTTGAAGCGCGGGACGCATACGGAACGCACGGAACGCTCGGAAGGCGTCTTGGGAGGCTTCTTCGGGAGCGTCGGAGGAGGTGAAAAAACCGTGCCTCCCGAACTCGCCAAGGACCGCTACGGGTCGAACGCGCTCCATCAGGCGGCCTCGCGCGGCGACGCGGAAACGCTTGCGCGACTCTTGTCGGGCTCCCGAGCGCACGTGAACGACCGGAACGACGCGGGCGAAACGCCCCTCATGACGGCCGTGCGGGCAGGGTCGATCGGGTGCGTCGAGGCGCTCCTTGCGGCCCGGGCCGACCCCAACCTTCCCGCTGCGGCAGGCGAGACGCCCGCCGCGGAAGCCGCGCGCCTCGGGCGCGAAATCGTGCTCGGGAAACTGATCGCAGCGGGCGCGAACGTGAACGCCGCGGCACGCAACGGTACGACGCCGCTTCTCGTTGCGATCCGCGAGCGGCAGGTCGATGTCGTGCGACTGCTTCTCGCAAACGGGGCGGACGCGGGAGCGTGCGACGCGCAAAACCGCGGTCCCTTGGCCTACGCGGCCGCAAGCGGCCTCGAATCCGTCACCGTCATGCTCCTCGAAGCGGGCGCGGCACGCTAAACTCTCACTTTCGTCCGATCTCAGGGCTTCGAGGGAGCTTTCCCGCCCCTCGAAGCGGTTCCGAATTCCGAAAATTCCGAAAACAAGGAGAATCCCATGGCCAATGCACCGCTTGTCGAACGGGTGGAGCGTTTTTTGAAGTCGCTCAAGTGGTCGTACAACTACGACGCCGAGGAAGAGGTGTTCTACACGGGTTGCGCGCTTGACGAGTCGTTCCGCTCGTGCAACCTCGTGATCGACGTACAGGACGACATGGTCCTCTGCTACGCGTTCCTTCCGATCGAAGTGCCGGCCGATCGTCGCGGCGACGTCATGATCTTTTTGACGTGCGCCAACTGGGGGATGCGCGCGGGCACCTTCGAACTGGACCTCACCGACGGCGAAGTGCGTTTCCGCACCTACCTCGCCTGCCCCGAGGGCGACGAGCTTCCGAGCGACGAAGCGCTCACGTGCCTCCTTTCGGTCCCCCCGGGCATGATCGAACGGTACGGCGCGGCGCTCCGACAGGTGATCGAGAACAAAACGGATCCCTTTGAGGCGGTTCGCACCGCCGAGCACGACATGGAATTCGACGACGAAGAAGGAGACGAGGAAGACGACGAAGACGACTTCGGCGGCAACCACAACCCGCGCGCTCACGCGTAAGCGCATAAGTGAGCGCATAAGCGACGGCGCTCAAACAAAAAGCGAACGACCCCGAGAGATCGTTCGCTTTTTTCTTTTCGTGTTCCGGCTCGTCGGCCGCCTTCCGTTCGGCGCTTCTCACCCCGAGACCGAGGTCCAGAAGAGCAGGAGCACGATCTGCCCCGACAAAATCCGCATGAACATCGCGAGCGGATAGACGGTCGAGTAGGCGACGGCCGAGCTGTTTTTCTCCGACAAGGTCGCGGCATAGGCAAGTGCCGGCGGGTTCGTGGTGAGACCCGAGAGGAGCCCCACGATCGAGTGGTAGTTCATGCGGAAAATGAGGCGCGCCGCCACCCCGACCGCGACGAGCGGAAGCACCGTAACGAGAAAGCCGAGCCCCATGAAGAGAAGGCCGCTCCCGTTCACGAACGCGTCCGCAAAGCCGTTGCCCGCCGCAAGACCGACGCTTGCGAGGAAGAACGCGATCCCGAGTTCTCGAAGCATCAAAGAAGCGGAGTTCGTCGTGTACGTGACCAAATGCAGCGACGGCCCGTAGCGCCCGAGCAAAATCGCAACGATCAAGGGGCCGCCCGCCAAGCCGAGCTTCAACGCGACGGGAATTCCGGGCAAGGCAATCGGGAGGCTCCCCGCAAGGATCCCGAGCGCGATCCCGACGAAGACCGAAATGATGTTCGGATGGTCGAGCTTCTTTTCCTGGTTGCCGAGTACGCCCGCGAGGCGGTTGAGGGCGCGCTCGGGGCCCACGGCGACGAGTCGGTCGCCGAGATTGAGATGAAGGCTTCGGTAGGGAAAGATTTCCATGCCGGCACGGTAAACGCGCGTCACGTTCACGCCGTCGTAGTTCGCGAGATGGAGGTCGCGAATGCGCTGCCCGTTGACGCTCGGATCGGTGATGAGAATGATGCGTCTGGAAACGGGCGAATGTTCGCTCGTCAAATCGACGTCGGTGCGCTCCTTTCCGAAGAAGGCGACGATAGCCTCTTTGTTTTCTTCCTGAGCGACGACGCGAAGCACGTCGCCCACGTGCACGCGCGTCTTGGGGCCGGGACTCACGAGGCCTTCCGCCTCGTTGTATCGGCGCGAAATGACGAACGGGCGGTTGATCACCTTGCGAATCACTTCGATCGTGCGGTCTTCGAGGTAGCCGTTCGCGGCTTCGACGTAGAAGGTGATCGGAGCGGCGTTTTGTTCCGTTTCGTGAAGCGACCAGAGGCGCTCCTCTTCGGCAAGGTCGATTGAGAAAACCTTGCGAATAAGAATGGCCGTCCCGATGATGCCGATCACGGCGAGAGGATACGCACACGCATAGGCGACTGCGATGTCGGGGCCCGCGTAGTCGAGTTCGGAGAGCGCTTCCTGCGTGGCGCCGAGCCCGGGGGTGTTCGTGACGGCCCCGTAATAGACCCCGAGCATCTGCGCGAGGTCGATCGATCCCGACATGAGGAAGGCAAAGAGTACCGTCAGCGCGACGGAAAGAAGTATTCCGAAAAGCGCGAGGCCGTTCAACTCGAGGCCGCCCGAGCGAAAGCTCGAGAAAAAGGACGGTCCCACTTGGAGGCCGATGAAAAAGACGAAAAGAATGAGCCCGAAATCGCGCAAAAACCCGAGCACGGTCGGGTTCGGCACGAACCCGAAGTGCCCGACCGCAAGCCCCATGAAAAGCACGAACGTCACGCCGAGCGAGACGCCGAAGAGGCGAATGCGCCCGAGCGCGAGACCGCAGGTGATGACGAAGGCGTAAATGAGGATGTTCCCGCCGACGGTCGATGGGTCGGCGAGACGCAGCAGAAAGTCGAGCATGTCGGGTGCGTCGGATGCGGCGGGGAAGGCGAACGCGAAGAGTCATCCCGCGCGCACGCATGCACGGCCGGACGGTCTGTCGGTCGGGCGCTCGCGGAGGTCTCGGTTCGTCTCGTCCCCAAGGGTTCGGTGGAGGAGCAAAATGCAGTTAAGGATCCTGAGTTTACGGGGAGAAAGAGGAAAAGCCATCGGTGAAATCCCTCGGAGATATGGAACTGTGCGGTTTTCCCGCACCGAGGCGCCGCATCGTGCGGCTCCGCCTCCGGCCTGCGGCAAACAACTGGCAAGCGGCCGACAACTACCGACCGTGAGGTCCGTACCGATGGGGCTTTCCTATCCGTTCGTTGCGAAACCCGGGCGAATCGGAGAAGCGGGGTGTGCGGGGACCATTCGGGCGTCCGAGCGCTTTCTGTACTGCGTTTCAATACCGATCGACCGATGCCCCGAGGGCTGAGCGGCTGATGCCCCAACAAACGCTCTTGAACGCAACAACGCAATGGAGGAGAAAACCATGCAACATCGTTTGCTCAAAAACCTGAACGTCTCGCTGATCGGCGTGGGTTGTATGGACTTCTCACACGACTGCGGTCAGGTGCCCGAACGTACCGTCAGCATCGACGCGATCCGCGAGGCGGTCGACTTCGGGTGCAACTTCTTCGATACGGCCGAAGTGTACGGACGGGAGATGTTTTACGAGGGCCATAACGAAGAGATCGTCGGCGAAGCTCTGAAGCCCGTGGTGCTCGCCACGAAGATGCACCTCCGTACGGAAGAAGTCGAATCGGGCAAGGACTTCTGCGCGATCGCCCGCAAACACCTGGCCGCATCGATGGAGCGCCTGCAGACGGACTACGTCGACCGCTACTACCTCCATCGCGTCAACGAACTCGTCCCGGTCGAAGAGGTGGCTGAAAGGCATGCTCCGCAAGAGCCTCTCGTTCCGTAAATGAACCGAGCCCTCCCCAAACGTACGAAGAAACGTACGAAATGGGGAGGGCTCTATTCGTTGGGGGTTCCGCTCTTTGCGGCAAGCGGCAGGCTTACCACCCGCGCACGTGGTCGAGCGCCGCTTTCACCGTGAGCGTTTCGTCCTCAACGAGGAGGAGCTTTTCGTAGGGCGCTGCGGTCGGGCAGGCGTGGTTCGGAAGGATCCGCAAGCGGCGCCCCACGGGGAAGTCTTCGGGTTTGAGAGCTTCGCCCGCTACCGCCTGAAGGATCCCATGCTCCTGATTCGCGCCCGTCATGCGGACGTCGAGGCCGCGCACGGGGCGGCCCGCGAGGTCGCAGACAAGCCCGTAACCGAAGTCTTCGTGCTGGCGCGCCGTGCCGCGGTCGCGCGACATCGCCATCCAGCCCGCGTCGACGATCACCTGACCTTTTTCTTTCTGGTGCCCGATCACGGTTGTGAGGACCGAGCCCGCAATGCGGTCGAGCGTGCAAACGCCGAGGTTTGTCATAAAGAGGTCGAACATCGCATAGACGCCGCAGCGGATTTCCGTGACGCCCGTTTCGTCTTCGGCCGCAAAGACCGTCGGGGTGGAGCCCACCGAGACGATCGGAACCTCGATCCCTTCGGCACGGAGTCTGTCGGCCGCAAGAACGATCCCGTCGCGCTCGCGCCGTGCGGCTCCGCGTGCATTTGCGGCGCCTTCCTTGTCGTAGCTTGCGCCCGCATGGGTGAGAAGCCCAACAAAGCGGGCGCCGCCCGTGAGGCTCTTCACAACCTCAAGCAAGAGGTCCGACTCGGGCGTGATCCCCGAGCGGTGCCCGTCGACGTCGATTTCAACAAGGACGGGAATTTCGATCGAGCGTGCGGCGGTGTAGGCCGAGACGTGCCGGGCCGCGTCGACGTTGTCGAGAAGAATCTTGAGGTCGCACCCGGAAGCGCGGATGCGCTCGACGCGCCCCAACTTCTGCGGAGCGATCCCGACGGCGTAGATGAGATCCGTGACGCCGTTCGCAGCGAAGTATTCGGCTTCGAGAAGGGTGGAAACGGTTGCGGGCCCTTCGGGCGACATCATCTGACGCCGCGCGATTTCGATCGACTTGTGGGTCTTGAGGTGCGGACGAAGCGTCACGCCGAGTGCTTTGGCTCGTTCTTTCGCGGCGGTGAGGTTCGCTTCGAGCTTGGCGTCGGAAACAAGGAAGGCCGGGGTTTCGACGACAGGATCGTCGAGTCGGCGGCCGATGCGGGGATCGGGGGCGGTGTGGGGAAACATGGTGTTGAAATCGGGTCAAATGCGGCAAACGCGAAAAACGCGCGGGGACCGGGCGGCAAGCGGCGCGGGTGCTCCAACGTTAGGTTCGTACACGCTGCACTCGCTTCAAACGCCCGGGGTCGGTTTCGATCGTAGCAGGCTTGGGGGCGTTTGGAGGCGCTTCTTTCGGGCAAGAGGGACAAGAGAGCGGCCACAAAAGTGAAGCGCCGTCTCGACGCATTGCGGCGGGACGGCGTGTGGAAAGGATGGAGCGTAGGACGCTCGGCAGACCGACCACCCGAGGAGAAGCCGCCCCGGGCGGTCGGGTCGTGTCACTTCAGGGCGTCCTTAAGGGCGGCACGGAAAGCTTCCGTCGTCACGGTCGCGCCCGAGACCGTGTCGACCTTGCCGTTCGTACGGACGGCCTCGGCGGGGAGCACATCGAGAGCCTTGCTGCCGATCCCCGGGGTTTCAAAGGACTCGATGACGCGTACGGCGGTGATTTTGCCGGCAGCGTCGGTCTTGACGCCGAGCACCACGTTGCCGCCCATGCCGCGACCGCGTCCGATGCGTTCGCCGTCTTCGGCTGCGGGGGTCGCACGCTTCCCTGCGGCGGGCGACCAGCCTTCGCCCTTGAGGACGCTTTCACTCGGAACGTCCGACTTGGGGGCTGCGGCCGACGCGCCCGAGATGCGCCCGAAGATGAGCGATTCGCCGATGTTGCCCGTACCGTTGTACTTCCAGGAGAAGATCGAGCCGAGTTCGCCCGCGCTGAAGAGGTGCGGAATGCGTTTGCCGTTTCGGTCGAGGACGGCGCCGATTTCGTCGTGTTCCGGCCCGCCCTGCGTGTTCGTATAGGTCGGGACGACCTCAATGCCGTAGAAGGGACCTTTGTCAAGGGGCTTCAGGAATTTCGCCGCACGACCGAATTGCTTGTCGACCCCGGCCTCACAGGATGCGTTGTAGGCGTCGATCTGCGCCTTGAGGCCCGCGGCGTCCACGCCGAGGAGGGCGGCAAGCTCTTCGACGGTGTCGGCCTTCTTCACGAGGCCCTTTTCGATTTCCGCTTCGGACCCTTCGCTCCACGACGCATAAACACGGCTTGCGCGTCGCGCGTCTTCATCGAAGATCATGAACGCGGGATCGGGCATCTGGAGCGCCCGGTAATCGTTGTGGAACTTGATTCGACCGTGCTTCGTTTTCTCGGTTTCGTTCCAGAAGCGCTTTCCGTCGGCGCCAACCATGATGACGTCGTGCCGCGTAAAGGCCGGTCCGCCCCAGGAGGAGTCTTTGGGGCCGGCCACCATGTAGCCGAACGAAATGCCGGTTTCGGGATTGAGAACGTTCGGATCCGGCCCGTTGATCGTGGCGAGGTTCACGAGGTTCGCGTTGACGTCCATCGCCATCAGAATGCCGTCGCCCGTGTTGTAGCGGGCGCCCTTCGCGTAGGCGACCTGCTGGCCCGCAAAGTTGCGGAACATGTCGATGTTGTTTTCAAAGCCGCCCGTTGCGAGCACCACGCCGTTTTTCGCACGGATGTTGCGCGCGGCACCTTCGACCTCGGCGACGACGCCGTGGACAACGCCCGTAGCGGGGTCTTGAAGGAGTTTTTTACCGGGCGCTTCGAACCACACGTCGATTTTTCCCTGAGCGCGCCGCGCTTCGACGTTTTTCTGAATGAGCGCGTAGAGTCGGCCGTCGCCGCCCGGGCTTTTCACGAGCGTGAGACCGATGGCGGAAGCCCCGGGGAATTCGGGGTATTCGGCGTAGTAGGACGTTTCGGGATGCTCGGCGCCGAGCTTGCGCAGGTATTCGACCTGACCTTTGGCCTCCTTGATGTAGGCCTTGTAGACCTCGTCCGAGGGGTTCGTCGACTTGCCGCGCATGGTACGGAAGTACTCGAGAATTTCTTCGTCGCTTGCCTTCGTGTCGTCGATCCAGATGGCCTGTTGGGCGGCATAGCGGCTGTTGCCGCCTTCGTGCCCTTCGGGCGCCTTCTCAAGAAGAAGGACGCGGGCTCCGGCGTCCGCCGCCGCAATCGCCGCCGCGCCGCCTGCAAAGCCGTACCCGATCACCACGACGTCGTACTCGGCGTCCCAGCGAACGGTTTGGAGGTAGTTGCTCGGTGCGGCAACCGTCGCAGTTGTTTCGGGGGCGGTCGGGGCGGCGTAGACGTGAGCGTTCATGCCGACGGCGGCACAAAGGACGGCAAAGGCGCAGGCACGCAGTTGAAAGGTTTTGGTCATGAAAAACTCCTCTGTGGTCATGAGGTTTCCGAGATTCACGAGGTCGGATATCGTTTTGATTTTCCGAATCCGAACCTCGCGATGGTCGTTAAGCCGGTGGTGCGGCGATCTCGGATGACCTCGCAGAACGCTTTTATCATAAGGAGGTGTGGGGAACGAACTTTGCAAGGTTACCCTCGGATGGCGGGCGTTTTGACGAACCTCGTCTTCGGAAAATCCGAATGATTGAGTCCTTCCGGGGACGATGGAGCAGGCAGAATGATTCATTTTGATGACAGGGACCTCCGGCTTTTTCTCGCCGTTGAAGAAACCGGAAGTCTCACCGCGGGAGCGGGGCGGGCAGGATTGTCGGCGAGCGCGGCGAGCGAACGGCTCAACCGGCTGGAGACGCATCTCGGCGTCACGCTCTTCGAGCGGGTTCCGCGGGGTGTGCGTCTGACGCGCGAAGGCGCGCACTTTGCGGCCTTTGCACGAGAGGTGACGGCCAAAAGCGAGACGCTCGAAAGCGTGTTGCGACCCTATCGGGGTACACGCACGGCCGTGCGGATTGCAACCAATGTCAACGCGCTTGAGACGTTTCTTCCCGGGGACCTCGGCGACTACATGGCGGCGCACCCCGAGGTGGCGCTTGAGCTTGTCAAGTTCGATTTGAATTGGATGCTTCTCAAGGCCGTCGCGAGCGGCGAGGTCGACTTGGGCGTCACCGCTTACGAAGGGACGCATCCCGAACTCCGTTTCGTCGATTACCGCTCGGATACGATGGCGGTCGTGATGTCCGAGCGACATCCGTGGGCCGAGGAAGCCGGCGTTTCGTTCGAGGTGTTTCGCGACGTACCCTTCATCGAAATCGGTGCACGGTCGGCGTTGGGTATTTTTCTTGAAGAGCGTGCCCGCGCTTACGGCTTTATGCTCGACGTCCGGGCGCGTGTGCCTTCCTACGAGGCCGCGCTCGAATTGGTCGCTCGGGGTGTGGGTCTCACCGTGTTGCCGCAAAGTTTGCACTTGGCCGCTGAGGTCGCCGAGCTCGTGGCGGTTCGTCCGTTGACGGACGCCTGGGCCGTTCGTCGCTTGAGACTCTGCTGGAAAGCGGGCAGGGAAGGCTGTCCCGTGGTGGCGGGATTGCTTGGTGCGCTCGCCGTTTCGCGCCTTCCGGCATAACCCGCACGTCCCCGCCCGAAGTATTCCCGTCGGGTCCGTCGGGCTTCGCGCGGCTACAATTCAAGACCGTGAACGTTATCTGCGGCTTCCGGCTTGAACGCCGTGCGGAAAAGCTCGCGGCCGCCCGAAAATTCACAGGACCAACACACAAGGACACAAGGAAAAGGAGCTCGACATGCAGTTTGTGAAGCCGCCCTTCAAGGGAGAAAACAAGGGCCATTACACGGCGGGCGTCATCTCTAAGGGGATGCTCTACGTTTCGGGACAGCTTTCGATCGATCCCGACACCCGCGAAGTCTGTCAGGGTGACATCCGCGCGCACGCGCGCCTCGCGCTCGACAACGTCGACCGCGTTCTGAAGGAAGCGGGCGTGCGGCGCGACCAGGTGGTCTTCTGCCGCGTCTATACGCCGTCGGCGGAAAACTGGGGCCCGATCAACGAGGAGTATGCGGCCTTCTTCGGCAACCACAAACCCGGGCGCGTCATCGTCTCGACCACGGACCTGCATTTCGGCTGCCTCGTTGAAATCGAAGCGATCGCCGAGCTGGAGGACTGAGCCGATGCTTCACTACGTTTGCACCGCTTGCGGGAAGCGCACGCCCGCGACAACTCATGCCCCCGTCTGCGAATGCGGGGGGCTTTTTGAACTCGACTTCACGCCCCCGGCGTGGGACGCGGCCCGGATCGACCGCTCGGAATGGAGTCAGTTCCGCTACCGCGACTTCATGGCGCTCGAAGGCGACACGTGGCGCTCCGTCACGCTCGGCGAAGGCATGACCCCGATCGTGCGCTTTGACGACGATGTCCTCTTCAAGATGGACTACACGATGCCAACCTTGTCCTTCAAGGACCGCGGGGCCGCGACCCTCGTCGCGCACGCGAAGTCGATCGGGGTTGAGCGCTGCGTGCAGGATTCGAGCGGCAACGCCGGGAACTCGGTTGCCGCCTACTGCGCCCGCGCGGGGATCGCCTGCGAAATCTACGTGCCCGAAGGAACGAGCCCGAAGAAGATCACCATGATCGAATCGCACGGCGCGAAAGTGCACGTCGTCCCCGGAAGCCGCGACCATTGCGCCGACGTCTGCCGCGCCCGCGTGAAGGAGGAGGGGGTCTACTACATGAATCACGTCTACAATCCCTTCTTCTACGAAGGGATGAAGGCGTACGTCTACGAAACCTTCGAGCAACTCGGTCGGATTCCCGCCAACATCGTGGTTCCGGTCGGAAACGGGACGCTTTTCATCGGCGTCATCAAGGCCCTCGAACACCTCCAGGCATCGGGCGCGATCGACGCGTTCCCGAACGTGATCGCGCTTCAGAGCGAACTCTGCGATCCGCTCCTTCGTGCGCGCGAAGCGGGCGAGCACGTGCCCGCCCGCGTGTCGCCGCAGCCCACGATGGCCGAGGGCATCGCGATCGGCGTTCCGATGCGCGGTCGGGAGCTTCTTGACATGATCTACCGCCACAACGTGAAGGTCGTCTCCGCTCCCGAAGAGAAGATCCTCGAAGC
It encodes:
- a CDS encoding LysR family transcriptional regulator gives rise to the protein MIHFDDRDLRLFLAVEETGSLTAGAGRAGLSASAASERLNRLETHLGVTLFERVPRGVRLTREGAHFAAFAREVTAKSETLESVLRPYRGTRTAVRIATNVNALETFLPGDLGDYMAAHPEVALELVKFDLNWMLLKAVASGEVDLGVTAYEGTHPELRFVDYRSDTMAVVMSERHPWAEEAGVSFEVFRDVPFIEIGARSALGIFLEERARAYGFMLDVRARVPSYEAALELVARGVGLTVLPQSLHLAAEVAELVAVRPLTDAWAVRRLRLCWKAGREGCPVVAGLLGALAVSRLPA
- a CDS encoding ankyrin repeat domain-containing protein; this encodes MAPKLMLNKFDPVAALFEDLQRGTDERLEVYRALRPEAEDEYGMTMLAHAARAGDSEAVELMLERGADPNAPDRSGRTPLFHVAEGPHDWVSHPEDIVYIVEDLLKYGADVDHADDSGKTASFIAVERGLHPYFVGLARVQERMQARPTARESGTGYTLLHALCDRFCGTDPTQEADALVIAQVLVEHLGIDPNARTSLGRTARALAVARGSLFVAPWLAYGADAFQETERAGRMIASGGATASEAALAGNVRQLRALADLGLISDEPALEGEDEGLTPLSSAASKFAADAVDVLVTGGADPTARLNRKASGGRATEGTSAVRMALWAPNSRVSLPSNVTVEDAKRTLERLLRAPGAADVPVDEEGRTALLTLAQNVDRGWSVDGKDWAPIALDIVLAHGANPDERMPAQGIDLPFCKIPGSVTPLGLLARSGSDAARPLMKKLLAAGANPNATDVTGRTPLAEAANLDTSADAEATVELLLAAGADPSIGDARGETPLSLAAGRGHERVVEMLLAALERLESMRAKDEGNADEAPEEPQNPGPASPASAETPAPQPAAALRRGTEAGGFFERMRARSRTRPTSVGGTSSNAPMAKPVPEAAPKAPAKPAPMPKPVTTDGNADEASRLSVALSRFLRATLPGAAGEAESPSTRSERELRLTAIGLLAAAGGSLGALTRETVALLVDARAAFLLAPAGEKLEPAACREALEALAPFAAVREAGFETVPLATEPGDDALRVLQRFEKATVRWGLPVAAGLLVEAPDDEADRADGRVARQVPIRACILTAASQFEHARTTARLAGLTFVRPSDVAREG
- a CDS encoding alanine racemase, with product MFPHTAPDPRIGRRLDDPVVETPAFLVSDAKLEANLTAAKERAKALGVTLRPHLKTHKSIEIARRQMMSPEGPATVSTLLEAEYFAANGVTDLIYAVGIAPQKLGRVERIRASGCDLKILLDNVDAARHVSAYTAARSIEIPVLVEIDVDGHRSGITPESDLLLEVVKSLTGGARFVGLLTHAGASYDKEGAANARGAARRERDGIVLAADRLRAEGIEVPIVSVGSTPTVFAAEDETGVTEIRCGVYAMFDLFMTNLGVCTLDRIAGSVLTTVIGHQKEKGQVIVDAGWMAMSRDRGTARQHEDFGYGLVCDLAGRPVRGLDVRMTGANQEHGILQAVAGEALKPEDFPVGRRLRILPNHACPTAAPYEKLLLVEDETLTVKAALDHVRGW
- a CDS encoding putative transporter, which produces MLDFLLRLADPSTVGGNILIYAFVITCGLALGRIRLFGVSLGVTFVLFMGLAVGHFGFVPNPTVLGFLRDFGLILFVFFIGLQVGPSFFSSFRSGGLELNGLALFGILLSVALTVLFAFLMSGSIDLAQMLGVYYGAVTNTPGLGATQEALSELDYAGPDIAVAYACAYPLAVIGIIGTAILIRKVFSIDLAEEERLWSLHETEQNAAPITFYVEAANGYLEDRTIEVIRKVINRPFVISRRYNEAEGLVSPGPKTRVHVGDVLRVVAQEENKEAIVAFFGKERTDVDLTSEHSPVSRRIILITDPSVNGQRIRDLHLANYDGVNVTRVYRAGMEIFPYRSLHLNLGDRLVAVGPERALNRLAGVLGNQEKKLDHPNIISVFVGIALGILAGSLPIALPGIPVALKLGLAGGPLIVAILLGRYGPSLHLVTYTTNSASLMLRELGIAFFLASVGLAAGNGFADAFVNGSGLLFMGLGFLVTVLPLVAVGVAARLIFRMNYHSIVGLLSGLTTNPPALAYAATLSEKNSSAVAYSTVYPLAMFMRILSGQIVLLLFWTSVSG
- a CDS encoding RidA family protein, producing the protein MQFVKPPFKGENKGHYTAGVISKGMLYVSGQLSIDPDTREVCQGDIRAHARLALDNVDRVLKEAGVRRDQVVFCRVYTPSAENWGPINEEYAAFFGNHKPGRVIVSTTDLHFGCLVEIEAIAELED
- a CDS encoding ankyrin repeat domain-containing protein, whose product is MLEDALFEAVKGRRLGVVTALLPRVTDLERTDREGATVAMIAAREGVLPILKAILKAGANPLAADREGHSALHWAAANGHAPCIEALAEAGADPNAQDREGVTPLMAALRARRSEAALRLLKCEGTDTELADRDGRKALDYASAASMPDLVDVLLKRGTHTERTERSEGVLGGFFGSVGGGEKTVPPELAKDRYGSNALHQAASRGDAETLARLLSGSRAHVNDRNDAGETPLMTAVRAGSIGCVEALLAARADPNLPAAAGETPAAEAARLGREIVLGKLIAAGANVNAAARNGTTPLLVAIRERQVDVVRLLLANGADAGACDAQNRGPLAYAAASGLESVTVMLLEAGAAR
- a CDS encoding FAD-binding protein, which encodes MTKTFQLRACAFAVLCAAVGMNAHVYAAPTAPETTATVAAPSNYLQTVRWDAEYDVVVIGYGFAGGAAAIAAADAGARVLLLEKAPEGHEGGNSRYAAQQAIWIDDTKASDEEILEYFRTMRGKSTNPSDEVYKAYIKEAKGQVEYLRKLGAEHPETSYYAEYPEFPGASAIGLTLVKSPGGDGRLYALIQKNVEARRAQGKIDVWFEAPGKKLLQDPATGVVHGVVAEVEGAARNIRAKNGVVLATGGFENNIDMFRNFAGQQVAYAKGARYNTGDGILMAMDVNANLVNLATINGPDPNVLNPETGISFGYMVAGPKDSSWGGPAFTRHDVIMVGADGKRFWNETEKTKHGRIKFHNDYRALQMPDPAFMIFDEDARRASRVYASWSEGSEAEIEKGLVKKADTVEELAALLGVDAAGLKAQIDAYNASCEAGVDKQFGRAAKFLKPLDKGPFYGIEVVPTYTNTQGGPEHDEIGAVLDRNGKRIPHLFSAGELGSIFSWKYNGTGNIGESLIFGRISGASAAAPKSDVPSESVLKGEGWSPAAGKRATPAAEDGERIGRGRGMGGNVVLGVKTDAAGKITAVRVIESFETPGIGSKALDVLPAEAVRTNGKVDTVSGATVTTEAFRAALKDALK
- a CDS encoding YbjN domain-containing protein, producing MANAPLVERVERFLKSLKWSYNYDAEEEVFYTGCALDESFRSCNLVIDVQDDMVLCYAFLPIEVPADRRGDVMIFLTCANWGMRAGTFELDLTDGEVRFRTYLACPEGDELPSDEALTCLLSVPPGMIERYGAALRQVIENKTDPFEAVRTAEHDMEFDDEEGDEEDDEDDFGGNHNPRAHA
- a CDS encoding aldo/keto reductase, with the protein product MQHRLLKNLNVSLIGVGCMDFSHDCGQVPERTVSIDAIREAVDFGCNFFDTAEVYGREMFYEGHNEEIVGEALKPVVLATKMHLRTEEVESGKDFCAIARKHLAASMERLQTDYVDRYYLHRVNELVPVEEVAERHAPQEPLVP